Sequence from the Cucumis sativus cultivar 9930 chromosome 1, Cucumber_9930_V3, whole genome shotgun sequence genome:
TGGATATATTCTTCATTcccaaagtaaaataaaataaaataaacaaggactctctctctctctctctctgagAGAACTTAAAGAGGtctatcaaaattcaatttcattaaatagAACTCCTTTGAAGATTGTATAAGTGGTGAAATCAACCTCTTTAGAACTAAGAAACAATTGGACAAATAAAACATCTAAAATCAAGCTGCAAAACACACAgatcccataaaaaaaaaccaaacccaaaagaggaaaaaaaaaaaaaggagggaAATGGCGATTTCACCACTTATTCAAGTTCAGAGTTCAAATTGATGAGATCAAAATTTCGAAGTTAAAAGTTGTCACACAGCTAAGTACAGAGCAAAAACAAATTTCCCTCCAGAAATTAACACTaaagagggaaagaaaaacactACTCTGTCAAAAATCATCCCAGATGACATACCcagaaataatatatactgATCTATTGCCTCTTCTATGCCTGCCAGTAACCAAAAAATTCCATTCCCCCACCCAAAACAAAGAACAGACTTACCAACATTTCACATTCTTCAAGATCATGCAGAGTTTATATTTACAGGGAATAATATGCTATCTATGTGTTAATATGGGCaactcttttgttttgttctttttttaccaAGTGGGTGTGTTGTGCTATGAAACTACACCAAGGACTCTTATTAGATCAGACTTCTGTTCTGTTGTAAGTCTTGATGGATATTTGACATCAAATTTGATTCTCAAATTTCCCTTCTTCCCAGGTTCCTTTGAGATTGGCATTCCTTCATTTGCCAGAACCATCTCATCGCCAGGTTTGACAATATCCGTAATAGGGATCGTGAGAGTCCTCCCATCCAGAGAAGTAAGTTCAAAAGTTTTACCTGTGAGTGATTCCAGGAGCGTTATTTCATGGTTCACCACTAGATCATTCCCATCTCTCCGGTATATAGCATGTGGTTTCTCATCCACTACAAATATAAGATCTGCTGGAATGATGCCAGGCTCCTGATTTCCTTTCTGAGGAAAAGTGATCTTTGTCCCCTTCTTCCACCCTGGCTTTATGTCTATTGTCAATATCTCTTCAACTGTCCGGAACTTGCTGCAAAAGAACCCACTCGCATCAGATATAAACCATAAGGAAAATTCTTTCACAACGGGATAAAGAAAATGGCATAACTAAAAAGAACCAGCACTTCCAAGTATTGGTTTCAATCAGATTCATAACCATCTGAATTCCAGATACATTAGAATGAATCTGAAGGAAATGAATGACATTTCTAAACCTAGTTGTGGTGGAAGGGAGATGTCAATCGATGGCCTTTCCTGAACTGTGCACGTGAGACAATTGCAAGGCCAAAAAGGCTTGAAAGTTGGAATACACGAAATTATTCAAGAACAAGAACTTGTACCTATACTCCAGACACATTACAGTGGCTCCCTGCCTATGCATCGGGATGAATATAGACACAACAAAATCAACAGTTCATACATTTGAAATCATACCCatgctatattttaaaactagaaagcttatcttaagaaaaaacaaacaaccgATATCTTTTATGCTCAAAATCAGCCTTGTTATGGAATCTGGTCATCTTCTAGATGTTATCTAATAATAACATccatctaaaatttgaatactGAGAAAGGGAACCTAAAAGAATACAAGATGACTATCCCTAACACTTTCAAAGGCTGAAGGCAGCCTTGAGACTTTCTTTCTCTAAAGTGGCGAGGCATAAGcctcaactttattttctttttctacaaaGAACATCTATGCATATCCGCATATCttattagaaagaaattataatcaAGTATTGTTAgacataataattatatgaaagcAACACAAAAATTAGAATGATTTGTAGTTCCTTCAATGAAAAGTCTAAAGTTTGTCAACATGAGCTCGTCTCAACTGGCACATGTACGTACATGAGAATGTAAGGTCTCGTGTTCAAATCCTTTCACCCctaaattgttatatgaaaacttttcaaaacaaaaaaaatagccTAAAGGATCATTCTTAATAGCATTCGTTTATACTCCTCTAGAGGATTAGGcaataaattaactttattcTTCTGACCACTATACAAGGTATACCTACAAGGACATTCAAAACCCCCAAGCCTCAATGTGTTCTTAAGGAGGCACAAGCTTCTTCCACAAGAGGCTATATATGGTCCAAAAGCATAAGCTTCAAGGCTAAAAATTTGTAGCAAGCCTCAAAGAGAGGTGTAAGCGACTACTTTTCAAAACATCATTATCGTCATGAAGTCTTTTAGGATCAAGAGTTATGCATCGATGTATGCATTCATAATagcagtttttcttttttttttttttggatgaaaTGTATTCAAAATAGCAGTTAAAACCAACCGATAGCCTATTACGAAACATTCTACCAGAATTAGAAGGGAAGTAAAAGGCAAGCAGAAGTTAACATTCTTTCTGTTAAAattcttcaatcttctttGTGTTCGAACACAAGGAAGATTGAAGAATTTGTACATGAGTACACAGACCCGAATCCAAGCAGCTCAGTAACCAAATACAATTCACAGAAGACGGCATGCAATGAAGAACAACACAAATATCAATAATCAAAACAATAcaacaatcaattaaatttgaaagaaagaaaccaaaaaccCACATACCCAGAGACATCATAAACATTTCTTGAAattctcatcttctttttgGCGCCTTTAAATAGCTCCTCCAAGGTACAAGGCAACGCACTCTCAACCGCAGCCGCCTTCCTCCCTTTAACACCACTCCCATTCTCCATCCCATTCTGAAACCTAAAAAACTCATCCCTAACCCCTCTACTCTTCCCACCCCCATCGACATTATTACTCCCGCCACCGCCCTCGGATCCGAAAAATTCCGCATAAATATCATCCGCGTTCCTGGGATTAAACTTAAACGTAGAAGTATTGGGATGCTGGCGTTGAAACTGCTGATAAACGGGAGAATAAGCAGATGAAGAAGTGGCGTGAGGATTGGGCGGCGGAATCTTGCCGGACTTGAGGGTTTCTTCCCCATAAAGGTCGTAGATCTGACGCTTTTGAGGATCGCTAAGAACATCATAAGCTTCAGAAATTTGCTTGAACTTGGCTTCAGCTTCATGTTTGTTAGAAGGGTTCTTGTCAGGATGCCAAAACAAAGCTAATCTTTTGTAAGCTCTCTTCAAATCTTCATCGCTAGCGCTTCGGCTTACTTTGAGTATGTTATAGTAATCTTTCCCCATAGCTTTGTTTCTCTGTAACAATGAAAGAAatctcttccttcttccttcttccttcttccttcttccttcttccttcttccttcttttcttcttttcgccggaaaatgggaagaagaaagaatggcCGTCGGATGAGTAACGGAAAAGAGAATCCAGCTCCGAATCTGACGGTTATTTGGAAAGAATTCGTGTAAGAAAGGAATATTATGTGGACTCGGATCTAACTTCCCCTAACCCGGATCGTCGGTGACCCGACCCGGTTTCCCCTTTAAAACCATTTATTGTCTccaaatatttcttaaatgtGTAATTTTAGTTcgaataaaacttaaaacatagtattttaaagttaattttacaattagttaacacataattataattttcatataaaagaaaaaggtaatatGTGGAtgtgttttgaaatattacagtaaaaatgttaatagatgaaaaataaaagacaatACTAAATTTATAGATTTACTAGATTATATGAATACTTAGTAAATTAGACATTCGAAGAGATAGAAaccaaaattgaacaaatattAAGATCAAAATGGTActataacaatattattaaattttcatcgaCATGTGGATATTTTCACGTTTTTGTAGGTTTGAAATTGACACAGGAGATGAATCGATAACTTTAATGTAATGTCAAtcataaaatgattatttatatatatttcttttcatttttgtttttcttattcttccaaaaatatattttatatctaaatttcttaaaattaagactaaaatatttttgtacaAAACCTACTCTATGATTGGCATTATACTTAGATGTTAATTTAATCCAAAGAAGTCAtttacaaatcaaataattaacaaaaggATGGCTTCAATTTACAAAACTGTGAAATACACaataattagaaagaaaacaaagacgtattttttttttctcctcttgtTTTCTTAGAAATACTCTCACGTTACGTTAatttaatgttgtttttttaaaaaaatgtaattatattgaataatcattttaaaaaataattattaaatgtataaacaatatttaatatagCCTATAAAGTCTTGTAAAGTTTTAACACAGTGTATTAGACTTGAAGacctaaataaatttaattatgaatattttaaaatgtaacaaatataaatcaaaatatttagaaaagtaAGATTTTAGTGTAGtatgtaatttttgttgtaattaCTATGGTTTGAATGAAAAGCAAGTTTCACCCACAATGGGTCACCCTTCTAAACAGTGTTTGTGCATAAAggaatgaaaatataaaataacatatggTTGGAATTTGATTGAGTGTTTTTTGGTTGatgtattttatataataaaactaggtatcaaatttaactttatatcCTTTTagttaggaaaaaaatgtccatcatgatttgagattaaatgaaattgaacaaaaatcacTTATTATTTGGAAGGGAAATTTATGGTACAAAGTAGGAAGTGACAAATATCCACCAGTTTTAGTCGGTGAGCATCTAATGAAAGTGAttgaaatatcaaaactttgtattaaaaataatcattatattttattgatttcacCCAATATTAGAAACATTGCCTTAACCTAACATTACCCACttgcattttattttatttattaagttaattgATCATACAAACAATTGCTTTATTCCTTTCTTATCTTTACATACAATCGATTAATTCAATGAAGTGGGTCACAATCTATCTATgacaatgatatatatattttttaagttaaaagttataatctctattttctttttttattagttgaaaaagattagaaaaacCTTTTTTAATCTCTAAATTTGGTCGATTTTAATCggtctctaaattttaaaatgctaAAATCTGCCCATTTAATTTGTATGTTTtgagttttcaattttgtcaaagtttcaattcattcaataatctcttcttgtttttcatCACAAAACATTAACACTAATGATTGAAAGTGTacttaatgaaaaagaaaattgaagctTAGTGTGTAAATGTTTTGTGatgaaaaacaagaagatTAAACCCAAAAGGTATTTTTGCGATAATAAATTAGGTGTGACATTCTATTTTCTTAGAACAAAGCTCCACATTTTGGTTAAAAATGTCATCCAAGAAGCAAAAAATTGGAGTGTTCCCAATCTGTACAAACAGAAACCATTAAAATTTCCTCAAACTCAAATCTCAACAAGCAATTCCACcatcaacttctttttctctatggTGTTGTTCCTTCAAAGTTATGGAAGGCCAAGTAAAAATCAtcacaaacaaataatataaaaagaagaagaagaaaatatacaaGTGAAGAGGATTTCAGTAATAAAAGGCCTATTTACTCTACCTCCCTCCATAAGATCCATGAGAAGCTGTAGCAATTTCTTGTTTCAATGCTGTTGTGCTCTCACTGCAAACTCAAGAGGGTAACTAATGCGAAAGGTGGcggcagcagcagcagcactTTGAGAAAGCTCGTCCTTGAAAACAAACGTCGTTGCCGCCCCCTCTGTTCGAAACCTCTCATGCTATTCTATAACAGGCTATGTTTGGGATAAATGGAATGGAAACACTACTACACTCAGCAggataaacaaaaaaacaacattcaagAAACGAATTCCACTTCACACGACTACGGCTTGTCCAGTGAGACCGTCATGAAGTTGCAACGATCCGTCTTTCATTAGGTTAAGACTCAAACTCTTGAACCTCTCTCGAGAATACTGCCTTGATGCCTTTCGCCAATCCGTTCCAGTTTTCATCATCGCCACAAACTCGTCGTAACTTATTTGTCCGTCCTGATATTTATTGGTTTACAAGAAATTGAAACGAGCTTATTAGGAACAGAACCAAAAAAGTACAGCCTGAACCTATGGACCATAGTTCATCCTCTCTTGATCTTTTCAATGAATATCAAGTTGTGCAGTAGTGGAGTGGAGTAATAGATACGTATTGTAATTTTAGCTCTCCGTTGATTTAGCTAAAGTATTGCCAAAACGGGgcctcttttattttatttttattttttaaagaaaatcagTGGACTAGAAGGTCTCACCTTGTCTGTGTCAACCTCGCGCATAATTTCATTCAGCACATCACTATCGGTTTCACCTGCTTCATCAGATAAGGCTACCCGTAGCTCATCTAATTCAATGAAtccactttcatttttatcaaaaaacataaatgcTCTGCGAAAATGCTCGTCATTTTCCATTCTCTGCAAATGTATTGTAACTGCTACAAACTCTCCATAATCCAGTACACCATTACCATCAACATCAGCCTGTCGAGATCAGACAATCAGTGGAAAGAATTGACAACATGTAATACCAAAGTTAGTGAATCGAAAGTCTTCAAGTTCCATTCAGGCAGGCAGGCAGCATTACTTGTTAAAAGTCAGGGTAAAAATGGTTCATGAATTCATATCCAACTGATTATTAAGAGATAGCATAGGaaacaaaattgcaatttGGAAACAAGATATGAAGAAAAAGGATTGGGAATGCTCACAAATGATTTAAGTAAAAAGAGTAATAAGCATGTTCAGCGGTAAATGAAACCATAAAGCAAAATTTCAGTCTGAATTTGTGAACAGTAGAAACTTACCACTTCCATGAGCATTTTCATCTCGGGCTCAGCCAACTGTGAGCCAACCTTTTTTAGTCCCGCTTTCAGTTCCTCAAAAGATACTTTCCCATCATTGTCGGTGTccatcaaagaaaacatatcTCTGATCacttcaacttcttcaacAGATAAATGCTCTGCTATCACCTACACATTAAAGAAGTTCAGGTATTCCTGGTTGTCGTGAATTCCATCACTGTAATACCCATTCAGTAATTTcactttgcttttttttttttaatttattttttttagcacACCAATGTTTGGTGGTGATTGAACATCTAATGTTAAGGTTAAGTTAAATGTATACAGATTGACTAATTAAGCTATGTATCGTTTAGTAATTTAGAAGATAATAGATCACTTTAAGGCTTACCCTTAGGGCTTTCTTTTTGAACCTATTCATAACAGAGAACTGCTTGAGTCTCATTCTTACAATATCTCCAAGTGGAACATTTGGAGctttttttgcattttgtaaCCAAGGATGATCTGTAATTATGGTGAAAAAAACTGTCAGAggacaaaaatattgaatatacGCTGtgaaaaatttattcaaagaTCCATTATTGATCATGAACTTCAGGAataaaaaggacaaaaaaagGGCAGGGTCAACATGTATTCTTTCTAGCCCCCCCTCCCCCACAATGCTAGGTTACATTATTTTGCTAAATACCATGTTTGTTAT
This genomic interval carries:
- the LOC101215798 gene encoding dnaJ homolog subfamily B member 13 yields the protein MGKDYYNILKVSRSASDEDLKRAYKRLALFWHPDKNPSNKHEAEAKFKQISEAYDVLSDPQKRQIYDLYGEETLKSGKIPPPNPHATSSSAYSPVYQQFQRQHPNTSTFKFNPRNADDIYAEFFGSEGGGGSNNVDGGGKSRGVRDEFFRFQNGMENGSGVKGRKAAAVESALPCTLEELFKGAKKKMRISRNVYDVSGKFRTVEEILTIDIKPGWKKGTKITFPQKGNQEPGIIPADLIFVVDEKPHAIYRRDGNDLVVNHEITLLESLTGKTFELTSLDGRTLTIPITDIVKPGDEMVLANEGMPISKEPGKKGNLRIKFDVKYPSRLTTEQKSDLIRVLGVVS